One candidate division WOR-3 bacterium genomic window, CGTGCGCGGTACCCGGGTGCTATCGTGAGCACACGACCCTCGTGCCGCGGCTGCCGTACGCAAAGGGCGGCAGGTCGTCGGTTGAGAACCTGATGCCGGCATGCGCCGAGCACGCATCTAGCCGGGGTCAGGGGGAGTACAACGAGTGGCTGGCCCGGTTTGCCAAGAAGGCTCCCGACATCGCCACATCGACCATCACGATCACCGCTACTGACCAGTGTGAGATGCCTGCTCAGATGTTCGGACAGATTGTCGGCGTCCACCCGGTCGCCGGGCAGATCTCCCTCCCCGGCCCGTTTCCGTCAGGAACGCGCCTGGTATTCGCCGCGCCGCTGGTTCCAGGTCCGGCCAACCGGTTGGTGTTCTACTACGAGTGGGGACTCGACCCGGGAGAGTCATGTCGCGTGATCCTCGGCTCCTGGCCCAGGACCGGCATGCCGGCTTTCACCGAGGGCTTCGGTAGCACGAAAGGCTACACGACCAACGACCACCGCGCCGGAGCGTGCCAGGAGAATTCGGCCCTGCTTGAGATGGTCCTGCCCGACTCCAAGGACGAACTGTGGGTCGCGGCTGTTTGGGTGCAGGCTCAGTCCGAAGGCGCAATCATCACCAACTACTACCTGGCTGCTGTCGTTGATCAGCCGGAAACCGACGCCTTCTAGAGACAGATCTCAATCCCGCTCCCGGAGTTGGAATTGCGGGTTGCCCCGTTGCAGTCGGGTTTCCGCTCTCTGAGTTGATT contains:
- a CDS encoding HNH endonuclease, yielding MIWHYRCPQCANAREAAWDDITHEMVCPDCGSAHYPPTPGQDHAAFVDGESWPSEMEDEVVAQHGSACAVPGCYREHTTLVPRLPYAKGGRSSVENLMPACAEHASSRGQGEYNEWLARFAKKAPDIATSTITITATDQCEMPAQMFGQIVGVHPVAGQISLPGPFPSGTRLVFAAPLVPGPANRLVFYYEWGLDPGESCRVILGSWPRTGMPAFTEGFGSTKGYTTNDHRAGACQENSALLEMVLPDSKDELWVAAVWVQAQSEGAIITNYYLAAVVDQPETDAF